A window of Saimiri boliviensis isolate mSaiBol1 chromosome 1, mSaiBol1.pri, whole genome shotgun sequence genomic DNA:
TTATAGGAAGAAAGAAGTTTCATAGAAATCTCGATTCCTTCAAACCGTATGTCTCATCTAGATATAGTCAAGTCCAACATTCACCTCTAGTGCCACTCCTTTGGGCTAAGCAATGCTCTTTTTAGCAAACAGCCCTGGGAGGAAGAACACGTGGTCACTAACATCTTAATGTTGAGTTTattaaagacatgaaaaaatgtcAGGGTCTGGGGAAATTGGGGCTTCTGGGGTTTTAAGGAGCATGCTGAAAGAACATAAGCAACAAAACATGAAGGGAAATGGAAATTTTACCCCttgctcccctcctccctgctgtcCAGTGTGGATGCCACCTCCAGCCTGCAGGACGGAGCCCCCTCCCATCATCACACAGTGCACCTGGGCTCTGCAGCCCCTTGCATCCATTGCAGCCGCAGCAAGAGGCCTCCGCTTGTCCGCCAGGGACGGTCCAAGGAAGGAAAAAGCCGCCCCCGGACAGGGGAGACCACTGTGTTCTCTGTGGGCAGGTGGGGCAGGTGCTCCAGGGAaagggaggttgaggtaggaggccCAGAGATCAGGCACTTGATCCCAAAAGTGGGCCCTGGCTCTTTCCGCCTGGACTGGGAGCTCCAGCAGGAGTCAGGCATACAGTGTGCCCTACAATCTTAGAAGGCCTCCCCTTACCTTAGGCTTGAGGGAAGTAGCCACCAAACCCAGGATGTCCCTGGTCAGAGGGGAGGGCCAAGCAGCCTCTGAGTTGTCCTAAACCCCAGTgttccctcccctcccaggttcCGGGTGACACACATTGAGAAGCGCTATGGACTGCATGAACACCGTGATGGCTCCCCCACGGACAGGAGCTGGGGCTCCAGTGGGGGACAGGACCCAGGGGGTGGTCAGGGGTCTGGAGGACAGCCCAAGGCAGGGATGCCTGCCATGGAGCGGCTGCCCCCCGAGAGGCCGCTGCCCCCCGAGAGGCCACAGCCCCAGGTCCTAGCCAGCCCCTCAGTGCAGAATGGAAGACTCAGAGACAGTAGCCTAGCCCCTCGTGCACTTGAAGGGAACCCCAGAGCCTCTGCAGAGCCAACACTGAGGGCCGGAGGGAGGGGCACAAGCCCAGGGCTGCCTGAAGAGGAAAATGGGCAGCCAAGCAAACCGGACACTTGCAATCACCAGGTAGGAAAACACAGCCAGGGCTGCACTGGGCTCAGCAATTATTGCTGTCTACTCTGGGGGGGCACTGATAGGACCTACTCCTGTTATCTGATTATTGACCCTCCCCTTTATTTCAGGTGTCTCTACCACGGGGAGCAGGGGGTATGTGAGGTGAGTCTGCCTGAGCCCTAAATGAGGTAATCTTGCCTTCCCATCACCTACTTAAACTACTTAAGCCTTTCAGCTTCCTGAACCCACAGAGTAAACTGCAGGGTTAGCCTTTGCTATAAATCCCTTGGTTTGGTGGTGGGAGTAGGGAAGGTTCTGCAGCCCCAGGGGAAAAGCTGGACACAGCTTGAATAGGAAGCAACACTGTtactcttcctcttctccaagTCTCCTTCTTCACTGTGCTGATGGACTACCAGCTGGCAGGGCCAGGGGGTGGGTGGGCGTGAAGGCCCTCCCCTCCACTGGacagcactgccctccagctgaGGGAGCAGCTCTACTTCCACCTGGAGTTGCATGGTCTCAGGCTGAGGGGCCTCAGGAGAGGTCATGGCCCCTCAgtctcttctccttcccctgccTGCAACAGGCTGCCTGACCCGCCTTCCCCAACACCTCGCTCTATATGATAGAGCGTGGCAGCTGGGAGTAGGCTCCTGCCCCTGGTGGGCC
This region includes:
- the RELL2 gene encoding RELT-like protein 2 isoform X1; translated protein: MSEPQPDLEPPQHGLYMLFLLVLVFFLMGLVGFMICHVLKKKGYRCRTSRGSEPDDAQLRPPEDDDMNEDTVERIVRCIIQNEANAEALKEMLGDSEGEGTVQLSSVDATSSLQDGAPSHHHTVHLGSAAPCIHCSRSKRPPLVRQGRSKEGKSRPRTGETTVFSVGRFRVTHIEKRYGLHEHRDGSPTDRSWGSSGGQDPGGGQGSGGQPKAGMPAMERLPPERPLPPERPQPQVLASPSVQNGRLRDSSLAPRALEGNPRASAEPTLRAGGRGTSPGLPEEENGQPSKPDTCNHQVGKHSQGCTGLSNYCCLLWGGTDRTYSCYLIIDPPLYFRCLYHGEQGVCESPSSLC
- the RELL2 gene encoding RELT-like protein 2 isoform X3 is translated as MSEPQPDLEPPQHGLYMLFLLVLVFFLMGLVGFMICHVLKKKGYRCRTSRGSEPDDAQLRPPEDDDMNEDTVERIVRCIIQNEANAEALKEMLGDSEGEGTVQLSSVDATSSLQDGAPSHHHTVHLGSAAPCIHCSRSKRPPLVRQGRSKEGKSRPRTGETTVFSVGRFRVTHIEKRYGLHEHRDGSPTDRSWGSSGGQDPGGGQGSGGQPKAGMPAMERLPPERPLPPERPQPQVLASPSVQNGRLRDSSLAPRALEGNPRASAEPTLRAGGRGTSPGLPEEENGQPSKPDTCNHQVSLPRGAGGM
- the RELL2 gene encoding RELT-like protein 2 isoform X4 — protein: MNEDTVERIVRCIIQNEANAEALKEMLGDSEGEGTVQLSSVDATSSLQDGAPSHHHTVHLGSAAPCIHCSRSKRPPLVRQGRSKEGKSRPRTGETTVFSVGRFRVTHIEKRYGLHEHRDGSPTDRSWGSSGGQDPGGGQGSGGQPKAGMPAMERLPPERPLPPERPQPQVLASPSVQNGRLRDSSLAPRALEGNPRASAEPTLRAGGRGTSPGLPEEENGQPSKPDTCNHQVGKHSQGCTGLSNYCCLLWGGTDRTYSCYLIIDPPLYFRCLYHGEQGVCEVSLPEP
- the RELL2 gene encoding RELT-like protein 2 isoform X2 — encoded protein: MSEPQPDLEPPQHGLYMLFLLVLVFFLMGLVGFMICHVLKKKGYRCRTSRGSEPDDAQLRPPEDDDMNEDTVERIVRCIIQNEANAEALKEMLGDSEGEGTVQLSSVDATSSLQDGAPSHHHTVHLGSAAPCIHCSRSKRPPLVRQGRSKEGKSRPRTGETTVFSVGRFRVTHIEKRYGLHEHRDGSPTDRSWGSSGGQDPGGGQGSGGQPKAGMPAMERLPPERPLPPERPQPQVLASPSVQNGRLRDSSLAPRALEGNPRASAEPTLRAGGRGTSPGLPEEENGQPSKPDTCNHQVGKHSQGCTGLSNYCCLLWGGTDRTYSCYLIIDPPLYFRCLYHGEQGVCEVSLPEP